In Lemur catta isolate mLemCat1 chromosome 1, mLemCat1.pri, whole genome shotgun sequence, one DNA window encodes the following:
- the U2AF1 gene encoding splicing factor U2AF 35 kDa subunit isoform X2, whose protein sequence is MAEYLASIFGTEKDKVNCSFYFKIGACRHGDRCSRLHNKPTFSQTILIQNIYRNPQNSAQTADGSHCAVSDVEMQEHYDEFFEEVFTEMEEKYGEVEEMNVCDNLGDHLVGNVYVKFRREEDAEKAVIDLNNRWFNGQPIHAELSPVTDFREACCRQYEMGECTRGGFCNFMHLKPISRELRRELYGRRRKKHRSRSRSRERRSRSRDRGRGGGGGGGGGGGGRERDRRRSRDRERSGRF, encoded by the exons ATGGCGGAGTACTTGGCGTCCATCTTCGGCACCGAGAAAGACAA AGTCaactgttcattttatttcaaaattggagCGTGTCGTCATGGAGACAGGTGCTCTCGGTTGCACAATAAACCGACCTTTAGCcag ACCATCTTGATTCAAAACATCTATCGTAATCCCCAAAACAGTGCACAGACGGCTGACGGCTCACACT GTGCGGTGAGCGATGTTGAGATGCAGGAACACTATGATGAATTTTTTGAG GAGGTTTTTACAGAAATGGAGGAGAAGTATGGGGAAGTTGAGGAGATGAACGTCTGTGATAACCTGGGAGACCACCTGGTGGGGAACGTGTACGTCAAG tttcgCCGTGAAGAAGATGCGGAAAAGGCTGTGATTGACTTGAATAACCGTTGGTTTAACGGACAGCCGATCCACGCTGAGCTCTCACCTGTGACCGACTTCAGAGAAGCCTGCTGCCGCCAGTATGAGATGGG AGAATGTACACGAGGTGGCTTCTGTAACTTCATGCATTTGAAGCCCATTTCCAGGGAACTGCGGCGTGAGCTATATGGGCGCCGGCGCAAGAA GCATAGATCGAGGTCCCGGTCCCGGGAGCGCCGTTCTCGGTCTAGAGACCGTGgtcgtggtggtggtggcggcggcggtgGTGGCGGTGGGGGACGGGAGCGGGACAGGAGGCGATCTCGAGACCGCGAAAGATCCGGGCGATTCTGA
- the U2AF1 gene encoding splicing factor U2AF 35 kDa subunit isoform X3, producing MQEHYDEFFEEVFTEMEEKYGEVEEMNVCDNLGDHLVGNVYVKFRREEDAEKAVIDLNNRWFNGQPIHAELSPVTDFREACCRQYEMGECTRGGFCNFMHLKPISRELRRELYGRRRKKHRSRSRSRERRSRSRDRGRGGGGGGGGGGGGRERDRRRSRDRERSGRF from the exons ATGCAGGAACACTATGATGAATTTTTTGAG GAGGTTTTTACAGAAATGGAGGAGAAGTATGGGGAAGTTGAGGAGATGAACGTCTGTGATAACCTGGGAGACCACCTGGTGGGGAACGTGTACGTCAAG tttcgCCGTGAAGAAGATGCGGAAAAGGCTGTGATTGACTTGAATAACCGTTGGTTTAACGGACAGCCGATCCACGCTGAGCTCTCACCTGTGACCGACTTCAGAGAAGCCTGCTGCCGCCAGTATGAGATGGG AGAATGTACACGAGGTGGCTTCTGTAACTTCATGCATTTGAAGCCCATTTCCAGGGAACTGCGGCGTGAGCTATATGGGCGCCGGCGCAAGAA GCATAGATCGAGGTCCCGGTCCCGGGAGCGCCGTTCTCGGTCTAGAGACCGTGgtcgtggtggtggtggcggcggcggtgGTGGCGGTGGGGGACGGGAGCGGGACAGGAGGCGATCTCGAGACCGCGAAAGATCCGGGCGATTCTGA
- the U2AF1 gene encoding splicing factor U2AF 35 kDa subunit isoform X1: MAEYLASIFGTEKDKVNCSFYFKIGACRHGDRCSRLHNKPTFSQTIALLNIYRNPQNSSQSADGLRCAVSDVEMQEHYDEFFEEVFTEMEEKYGEVEEMNVCDNLGDHLVGNVYVKFRREEDAEKAVIDLNNRWFNGQPIHAELSPVTDFREACCRQYEMGECTRGGFCNFMHLKPISRELRRELYGRRRKKHRSRSRSRERRSRSRDRGRGGGGGGGGGGGGRERDRRRSRDRERSGRF; the protein is encoded by the exons ATGGCGGAGTACTTGGCGTCCATCTTCGGCACCGAGAAAGACAA AGTCaactgttcattttatttcaaaattggagCGTGTCGTCATGGAGACAGGTGCTCTCGGTTGCACAATAAACCGACCTTTAGCcag ACCATTGCCCTCTTGAACATTTACCGTAACCCTCAAAACTCTTCCCAGTCTGCTGACGGTTTGCGCT GTGCGGTGAGCGATGTTGAGATGCAGGAACACTATGATGAATTTTTTGAG GAGGTTTTTACAGAAATGGAGGAGAAGTATGGGGAAGTTGAGGAGATGAACGTCTGTGATAACCTGGGAGACCACCTGGTGGGGAACGTGTACGTCAAG tttcgCCGTGAAGAAGATGCGGAAAAGGCTGTGATTGACTTGAATAACCGTTGGTTTAACGGACAGCCGATCCACGCTGAGCTCTCACCTGTGACCGACTTCAGAGAAGCCTGCTGCCGCCAGTATGAGATGGG AGAATGTACACGAGGTGGCTTCTGTAACTTCATGCATTTGAAGCCCATTTCCAGGGAACTGCGGCGTGAGCTATATGGGCGCCGGCGCAAGAA GCATAGATCGAGGTCCCGGTCCCGGGAGCGCCGTTCTCGGTCTAGAGACCGTGgtcgtggtggtggtggcggcggcggtgGTGGCGGTGGGGGACGGGAGCGGGACAGGAGGCGATCTCGAGACCGCGAAAGATCCGGGCGATTCTGA